One part of the Arabidopsis thaliana chromosome 1 sequence genome encodes these proteins:
- a CDS encoding RNA helicase family protein (RNA helicase family protein; FUNCTIONS IN: in 7 functions; INVOLVED IN: biological_process unknown; LOCATED IN: cellular_component unknown; EXPRESSED IN: 23 plant structures; EXPRESSED DURING: 13 growth stages; CONTAINS InterPro DOMAIN/s: Helicase-associated domain (InterPro:IPR007502), ATPase, AAA+ type, core (InterPro:IPR003593), DNA/RNA helicase, DEAD/DEAH box type, N-terminal (InterPro:IPR011545), Domain of unknown function DUF1605 (InterPro:IPR011709), DNA/RNA helicase, ATP-dependent, DEAH-box type, conserved site (InterPro:IPR002464), DEAD-like helicase, N-terminal (InterPro:IPR014001), DNA/RNA helicase, C-terminal (InterPro:IPR001650), Helicase, superfamily 1/2, ATP-binding domain (InterPro:IPR014021); BEST Arabidopsis thaliana protein match is: ATP-dependent RNA helicase, putative (TAIR:AT3G26560.1); Has 10760 Blast hits to 9882 proteins in 1732 species: Archae - 26; Bacteria - 3503; Metazoa - 2392; Fungi - 1270; Plants - 841; Viruses - 1056; Other Eukaryotes - 1672 (source: NCBI BLink).), whose protein sequence is MANLPILQFEEKIVETVEKNSVVVIIGETGSGKSTQLSQILHRHGYTKSGVIAITQPRRVAAVSVARRVAQELDVPLGEDVGYAIRFEDRTTSKTRIKYLTDGVLLRESLSNPMLDDYSVIILDEAHERSLNTDILLGLVKRLVRIRASNFKVLITSATLDGEKVSEFFSGCPVLNVPGKLYPVEILYSKERPVSYIESSLKVAIDIHVREPEGDILIFMTGQDDIEKLVSRLEEKVRSLAEGSCMDAIIYPLHGSLPPEMQVRVFSPPPPNCRRFIVSTNIAETSLTVDGVVYVIDSGYVKQRQYNPSSGMFSLDVIQISKVQANQRAGRAGRTRPGKCYRLYPLAVYRDDFLDATIPEIQRTSLAGSVLYLKSLDLPDIDILKFDFLDAPSSESLEDALKQLYFIDAIDENGAITRIGRTMSDLPLEPSLSRTLIEANETGCLSQALTVVAMLSAETTLLPARSKPSEKKRKHDEDSNLPNGSGYGDHIQLLQIFESWDRTNYDPVWCKENGMQVRGMVFVKDVRRQLCQIMQKISKDRLEVGADGRKSSSRDDYRKLRKALCVGNANQIAERMLRHNGYRTLSFQSQLVQVHPSSVLSADNDGMMPNYVVYHELISTTRPFMRNVCAVDMAWVAPIKRKIEKLNVRKLSGGPAPSFKVPEEKTELSKNNAETPAVSENVESRIEAARERFLARKGQK, encoded by the exons GCGAGTCGCACAGGAGCTTGATGTACCTCTTGGAGAAGATGTTGGTTATGCGATACGTTTCGAGGATAGAACTACGAGTAAAACACGGATTAA GTACCTCACAGATGGAGTTCTACTTCGTGAGAGTCTGTCCAATCCAATGCTTGATGATTATTCTGTTATCATATTGGATGAGGCTCACGAGAGGAGTTTAAACAC GGATATTCTGTTGGGTCTAGTGAAACGGTTGGTTAGAATCCGTGCATCCAACTTTAAAGTTCTTATAACCTCTGCAACACTTGACGGCGAAAAGGTTTCTGAATTCTTTTCGGGCTGCCCTGTGCTGAATGTACCTGGAAAATTATACCCCGTGGAAATATTATACAGCAAAGAGCGTCCTGTCAGCTATATTGAGTCATCTCTGAAAGTAGCTATTG ATATACATGTTCGTGAGCCAGAAGGTGATATTTTAATCTTCATGACCGGACAG GATGATATTGAAAAATTAGTATCAAGGCTAGAGGAAAAAGTACGAAGCTTAGCAGAAGGATCCTGTATGGATGCTATTATTTATCCTCTTCACGGTTCTTTGCCCCCTGAAATGCAG GTTCGTGTCTTTAGTCCTCCTCCTCCAAACTGCCGCAGATTTATTGTTTCTACCAATATTGCTGAAACTTCCCTTACTGTGGACGGGGTTGT GTATGTAATTGATTCCGGGTATGTGAAGCAAAGACAATATAACCCATCAAGTGGAATGTTTTCTCTTGATGTTATTCAAATTAGCAA AGTGCAAGCTAACCAACGTGCTGGACGTGCTGGCCGAACAAGACCGGGGAAATGTTATCGTTTATACCCATTGGCAGTCTACCGAGATGACTTCCTTGATGCAACTATTCCTGAAATCCAACGAACTTCTCTTGCCGGGAGTGTTCTATACTTGAAATCATTGGATCTTCCTGATATTGACATTCTCAAGTTCGATTTTCTTGATGCTCCTTCAT CTGAGTCATTAGAAGATGCGTTGAAGCAATTGTATTTCATTGATGCAATTGATGAGAATGGAGCAATAACAAGGATTGGACGGACAATGTCTG ATCTTCCACTAGAACCATCATTGTCAAGAACATTGATAGAAGCGAATGAAACCGGTTGCTTATCTCAAGCTCTAACAGTTGTTGCTATGCTGTCAGCAGAGACAACTCTTCTTCCTGCTAGGAG TAAACCCAgtgaaaagaagaggaaacatgATGAAGATTCTAATCTTCCTAATGGATCCGGATATGGTGATCACATTCAACTGCTACAGATTTTCGAATCTTGGGACCGTACTAATTATGATCCTGTATGGTGCAAAGAGAACGGCATGCAG GTGCGAGGGATGGTGTTTGTCAAAGATGTTAGAAGACAGTTATGTCAGATTATGCAGAAAATATCCAAAG ATCGATTGGAAGTTGGGGCAGATGGTAGGAAGAGTTCAAGCCGAGACGACTACAGGAAGTTGAGGAAAGCTCTATGCGTTGGTAATGCAAACCAAATTGCTGAGAGAATGCTTCGTCACAATGGATACCGGACTCTTAGTTTCCAGTCCCAGCTAGTCCAG GTGCATCCATCATCTGTATTGAGTGCCGACAATGACGGAATGATGCCTAACTACGTAGTGTACCATGAGCTGATTTCCACCACACGTCCGTTCATGCGGAATGTTTGTGCAGTAGATATGGCATGGGTGGCTCCCATCAAAAGAAAGATCGAGAAATTAAATGTCAGAAAATTGAg CGGTGGACCGGCTCCCTCTTTCAAAGTACCTGAGGAGAAGACGGAGTTGTCTAAAAACAATGCAGAAACACCTGCAGTTTCTGAAAATGTTGAGAGTCGGATTGAAGCAGCCAGAGAACGCTTTCTTGCTCGTAAAGGACAGAAATAA